The Acidobacteriota bacterium genome has a segment encoding these proteins:
- a CDS encoding nickel-dependent hydrogenase large subunit: MKTTVVIDPITRIEGHLRVDVEVEDGKVTDARAAGEMFRGIEGILRGRNPVDAQQITQRICGVCPASHAQAATLNLDNAFGVTPPENGRLIRNLVLGANYIQSHILHFYHLAALDYVDITAILKYTGNDPNLKRVKAWAQAEVDSGRATAVAPFLPRYKGDYIADTELNIGAIAHYLEALKMRREAQEMLAIFGGKMPHAVAILPGGASEKVTVDKIVAFKSRLRELRTFIDTVYIPDVLAVADGYKQYFGIGVGCGNLLAYGVFEEDVSGSKKLFPAGTYIDGAAGPFSDAKIAEYVKKSRYSSATGKHPSEGETTPDERKRGAYSWLKAPRYDKKVLEVGPLARMAVAHLTGGNDKASKLVTDTLKRYDAPVSALFSVLGRHAARALECKVVADRCAEWVAELKPGEPSHAKFEIPKEATGMGLTEAPRGALGHWITIKNKKIDSYQCVVPTTWNASPRDDRKQPGPMEQALVGTPIADPENPIEALRVVRSFDPCIACAVHMVTPDGRTLNEFRAV; this comes from the coding sequence ATGAAAACAACGGTCGTGATTGATCCGATTACCCGGATTGAAGGCCACCTGAGGGTGGACGTGGAGGTGGAGGACGGCAAGGTCACCGACGCCCGCGCTGCCGGAGAGATGTTCCGCGGCATTGAGGGCATCCTGCGGGGAAGGAACCCCGTCGACGCCCAGCAGATTACCCAGCGCATCTGCGGAGTCTGCCCCGCCAGCCATGCCCAGGCGGCCACTTTGAACCTCGACAACGCATTCGGCGTCACCCCGCCGGAGAACGGAAGGCTGATACGCAACCTGGTGCTCGGAGCCAACTACATCCAGTCGCATATTCTCCACTTCTATCATCTCGCGGCCCTCGATTACGTTGACATCACGGCAATCCTCAAGTACACGGGCAACGATCCGAACCTCAAGCGGGTGAAAGCGTGGGCGCAGGCCGAGGTGGACAGCGGCAGGGCGACGGCGGTGGCTCCTTTCCTGCCCAGGTACAAGGGGGACTACATTGCCGATACGGAACTCAACATAGGCGCCATAGCCCATTACCTCGAGGCGCTGAAGATGAGAAGAGAAGCCCAGGAGATGCTCGCGATATTCGGCGGCAAGATGCCGCACGCGGTAGCGATTCTCCCCGGCGGCGCTTCGGAAAAGGTCACGGTCGACAAGATCGTCGCCTTCAAGTCCAGGCTGAGGGAGCTCCGGACGTTCATCGACACCGTGTACATCCCCGACGTGCTGGCGGTTGCGGACGGTTACAAGCAGTACTTCGGCATCGGCGTAGGCTGCGGCAACCTCCTCGCGTACGGAGTGTTCGAGGAAGATGTTTCCGGAAGCAAGAAGCTGTTTCCCGCGGGAACGTACATCGATGGGGCCGCCGGGCCGTTTTCGGATGCGAAGATAGCCGAGTACGTCAAGAAATCGAGATACAGCTCCGCTACGGGAAAGCATCCGTCGGAGGGCGAGACGACGCCTGACGAGAGAAAGAGAGGCGCCTACTCATGGCTCAAGGCGCCGCGGTACGATAAAAAGGTGCTGGAGGTCGGCCCGCTGGCGCGCATGGCCGTCGCCCACTTGACGGGCGGCAACGATAAGGCCTCCAAGCTGGTGACGGACACGCTGAAGCGATACGATGCTCCTGTGTCGGCGCTGTTCTCAGTGCTCGGAAGGCACGCCGCCCGGGCGCTGGAGTGCAAGGTGGTTGCGGACAGGTGCGCCGAATGGGTCGCGGAGCTCAAGCCCGGCGAGCCATCGCACGCCAAGTTCGAGATTCCCAAGGAAGCGACCGGAATGGGACTTACGGAGGCGCCGCGCGGTGCGCTGGGGCACTGGATTACGATAAAGAACAAAAAGATTGACAGCTACCAGTGCGTCGTTCCCACGACGTGGAACGCCAGCCCGCGCGACGACAGGAAACAGCCCGGCCCGATGGAGCAGGCGCTCGTGGGAACGCCGATTGCCGACCCCGAGAATCCCATCGAGGCGCTCCGGGTCGTCCGGTCGTTCGACCCGTGCATTGCGTGCGCCGTCCACATGGTCACGCCCGACGGCCGCACGCTGAACGAGTTCCGGGCCGTATAG
- the hypB gene encoding hydrogenase nickel incorporation protein HypB: MCEWCGCGDPDAPPKHAHGEGSSHSHAHGAESRTVRIGREILAENKTHAEQNRKYFRRERIFSVNLMSAPGSGKTTLLKSTIRSLPKDISVFVLTGDQETSLDAESIREAGGRVHQINTHSMCHLDAHLVAHGLEALSCKGPALLFIENIGNLVCPALFDLGEARRVALLSTPEGEDKPLKYPGLFRIADTVVLSKMDLAGVIGFDREACERSARSVNPQVEILALSARTGEGMEEWHRWLEKRLHE, translated from the coding sequence ATGTGTGAGTGGTGCGGTTGCGGAGACCCCGACGCGCCGCCGAAGCACGCGCACGGGGAGGGTTCCTCACACTCGCATGCTCACGGCGCGGAAAGCCGGACGGTTCGCATCGGCAGGGAGATTCTGGCCGAGAATAAAACCCATGCGGAACAAAACCGAAAATATTTCCGGCGCGAGCGCATTTTTTCCGTAAACCTCATGAGCGCCCCCGGCTCCGGGAAAACCACGCTTCTCAAGAGCACGATACGCTCCCTTCCCAAGGACATTTCGGTCTTTGTCCTGACGGGCGACCAGGAGACCAGCCTAGACGCGGAGAGTATCCGCGAGGCGGGCGGGAGAGTGCACCAGATCAACACCCACTCCATGTGTCATCTCGACGCGCACCTCGTCGCGCACGGGCTGGAGGCGCTCTCCTGCAAGGGGCCCGCGCTTCTTTTTATCGAGAACATCGGCAACCTCGTGTGCCCGGCCCTGTTCGACCTGGGCGAGGCGCGCAGGGTGGCGCTCCTCAGCACGCCCGAGGGGGAGGACAAGCCTCTCAAGTATCCGGGATTATTTCGCATTGCCGACACGGTTGTCTTGAGCAAGATGGACCTGGCGGGCGTCATCGGCTTCGACCGCGAAGCGTGCGAGCGAAGCGCCCGCTCGGTGAACCCGCAGGTGGAGATCCTGGCCCTCTCGGCGCGCACGGGAGAGGGCATGGAGGAATGGCACCGGTGGCTGGAAAAGCGCTTGCACGAGTAA
- a CDS encoding YedE-related selenium metabolism membrane protein, with translation MSKEKAPILIAGAAVGILAVILVLLGNPPNMGFCIACFERDIAGAIGLHRPWEAAWIRPEIPGILLGAFLTALFAREFRPRGGSSPMARFLVAMLVMIGALAFLGCPLRMILRLGGGDLNALVALAGFVCGVFVGVVLLKAGFNFGRAQRQRDVNGWIMPGIMAGLLMMAVFPPVFKTGGPIFVGAKGHPGCGDDPLVSEGLGIAISLSAGLLVGILAQRSRLCLVGGITDLMLVRSWHRVSGFIAILVLCFAGCLILHEAGVEAFAYWRIGFEGQPASHTAHLWNFLGMALVGVGSALLGGCPFRQLVLAGNGNTDSGLTILGMLAGAAIVHNFGLAGAATTHGKAAVVLGLVLVLLIGLLHREKG, from the coding sequence ATGAGTAAAGAAAAGGCGCCGATTCTGATCGCGGGGGCCGCCGTGGGAATCCTCGCGGTGATCCTCGTCCTGCTGGGGAATCCTCCCAATATGGGTTTCTGCATTGCGTGTTTCGAACGCGACATCGCGGGAGCAATCGGGCTGCACCGTCCGTGGGAGGCGGCATGGATAAGACCCGAAATACCGGGGATACTCCTGGGCGCATTCCTGACGGCGCTTTTCGCAAGGGAGTTCAGGCCCAGGGGCGGCTCCTCGCCCATGGCGCGGTTTCTGGTGGCCATGCTCGTGATGATAGGCGCCCTCGCGTTCCTGGGCTGTCCCCTCAGGATGATCCTTCGGCTGGGCGGCGGAGACCTTAACGCCCTCGTGGCCCTGGCGGGTTTCGTCTGCGGCGTCTTTGTCGGCGTGGTTTTGCTGAAGGCGGGATTCAATTTTGGGCGGGCGCAACGGCAAAGAGACGTAAACGGGTGGATCATGCCCGGCATTATGGCGGGGCTGCTTATGATGGCGGTTTTCCCGCCCGTCTTCAAGACCGGGGGCCCCATCTTCGTCGGAGCGAAAGGCCACCCGGGCTGCGGCGACGACCCGCTCGTTTCGGAGGGACTGGGCATCGCGATTTCCCTGTCGGCGGGCCTCCTTGTGGGAATTCTTGCACAAAGGTCCCGGCTGTGCCTTGTGGGAGGAATCACGGACCTGATGCTCGTGCGCAGCTGGCACCGCGTGAGCGGGTTCATCGCAATCCTGGTGCTCTGCTTCGCCGGATGTCTTATACTTCACGAGGCCGGTGTCGAGGCGTTTGCATACTGGCGCATCGGGTTTGAAGGGCAGCCCGCATCCCACACCGCGCATTTATGGAATTTCCTCGGAATGGCTCTCGTGGGGGTGGGCTCCGCTCTTCTCGGCGGGTGCCCATTTAGACAGCTTGTCCTTGCCGGTAACGGAAACACGGACTCGGGGCTCACGATCCTCGGTATGCTGGCGGGGGCGGCGATCGTCCACAACTTCGGGCTGGCCGGAGCTGCCACCACGCACGGCAAAGCGGCCGTTGTGCTGGGATTGGTTCTTGTCCTTCTTATAGGCCTGCTTCACAGGGAGAAAGGGTAG
- a CDS encoding hydrogenase maturation nickel metallochaperone HypA, translating to MHEAYLAERALGFIEDYSRREGVKSVSRIVFTLGKWSCVSQEAFAWVFALAAKDTPAYGAALHFETEEPRGRCRRCGGEVAPRGEGKIPCPSCRAPDVQWERGWEFGIRELEVEYV from the coding sequence ATGCATGAAGCCTACCTCGCCGAGCGAGCGCTCGGGTTTATCGAGGACTACTCGCGCCGGGAAGGGGTGAAAAGCGTAAGCCGCATCGTGTTCACCCTCGGCAAATGGTCGTGCGTCTCGCAGGAGGCGTTCGCGTGGGTTTTCGCCCTCGCCGCGAAGGACACACCTGCCTATGGGGCCGCGCTGCACTTCGAGACCGAGGAGCCGCGGGGGCGTTGCCGGCGGTGCGGCGGGGAGGTGGCTCCCCGCGGCGAAGGAAAGATTCCGTGCCCGTCCTGCCGGGCTCCCGACGTCCAGTGGGAGCGCGGTTGGGAATTCGGCATCCGGGAACTGGAGGTGGAATATGTGTGA
- a CDS encoding MMPL family transporter has translation MRESILRAIAEFSHRRYVGVLVAAALLTALCLYGTLHLELTSEVVDLLPPRSPVVQRFLAVTDKYGSADFLVVTVEDSEGASVEAYLDFLDAFAEALEGHPDVQYVDHRIDESVREFYRNTFLDFALLYLDDEALEEVKVRLSDDAVHRQVALNREMLRTAAVPGARRLILRDPLGMREVFARPMASARGRMSISFADGYYFSEDHTMLFMLVKPSVLAQDTRFSVRFLREVRAIEAEVRAEFPEESENLRVDYTGCYAIGNDYVTAIKRDAVWMFALSFASVMVLFLVAFRRAGMLVVVGMPLLMGVIWTLGVTYFTLGHLNIVTSTVGAILLGLGIDYGIHIYNQYAAERAAGRTADEAIVAALTGIGAGLFSAAFSTALAFFALVPTKFRGLSEMGLATGIGILLCLLSMYFVMPALFTLRARYFRDTAGRYVMRSFGLAHVEERLMRHPRALMFLSVLVSGVLAVAALGVKFDDDFRNIRPKEGPAIETQGRLVEKVGSPLLHTLMLVRGDSQEEALHRAATLDALLARLTREGYVLSHQSILSFLPPRAQQERALRRLARARSEEPQAFSYARVRRTFEEALEREGFDSVAPFEDALAGIERALSVSRPMEFRDLEEAGMSRLLERFRRVGGQGEPYEFVFYVYLPQKLPGEEATRVLMETAAGLRETEVVSPKVLAYELKRIVREDFGRASGYAFLAVLAVLWFHFRRPARMAIVAAPLVLGAVWMVGLMSLLKIPFNLVNVVVLPVILGIGIDDGIHMLHHYLTDAGRDLTKTFRLVGRAVMMTSLTTMAGFGSLVFSSYGGLHTVGQVAFLGISSCLVATLGLMPLLIRRFAHWI, from the coding sequence TTGCGCGAATCGATCCTCCGAGCCATCGCGGAATTTTCCCACCGCCGCTACGTCGGCGTTCTCGTCGCGGCCGCGCTTCTTACGGCCCTTTGCCTCTACGGCACCCTGCACCTCGAGCTCACGAGCGAGGTGGTGGACTTGTTGCCCCCCCGTTCCCCCGTCGTTCAGCGTTTCCTGGCCGTCACGGACAAGTACGGCTCCGCCGACTTCCTCGTGGTCACCGTCGAGGACTCTGAGGGAGCAAGTGTCGAAGCCTACCTCGACTTCTTGGACGCCTTCGCCGAGGCCCTCGAAGGGCATCCGGACGTCCAGTACGTCGACCACCGCATCGACGAGTCGGTGCGCGAGTTCTACCGGAACACGTTCCTGGACTTCGCCCTTCTTTACCTCGACGACGAAGCCCTGGAGGAGGTCAAGGTGCGCCTCTCGGACGACGCCGTCCACCGGCAGGTGGCCCTGAACCGCGAGATGCTGCGCACGGCCGCGGTTCCGGGCGCGCGGCGCTTGATCTTGCGCGACCCTCTGGGCATGCGCGAGGTGTTCGCCCGGCCCATGGCCTCGGCGCGGGGACGGATGAGCATCTCGTTCGCCGACGGCTATTACTTTTCCGAGGATCACACTATGCTTTTCATGCTCGTCAAGCCCTCGGTCCTGGCCCAGGACACGCGCTTCAGCGTCCGCTTCCTGCGGGAGGTGCGGGCTATCGAGGCGGAGGTGCGCGCCGAGTTTCCCGAGGAATCGGAGAATCTCCGCGTCGATTACACCGGCTGCTACGCCATCGGCAACGATTACGTGACGGCCATCAAGCGCGACGCCGTGTGGATGTTCGCGCTTTCGTTTGCGAGCGTGATGGTGCTTTTCCTCGTGGCGTTCCGGCGCGCGGGAATGCTCGTGGTCGTGGGCATGCCGCTTCTCATGGGGGTGATTTGGACCCTGGGCGTTACGTACTTCACGCTCGGCCACCTGAACATCGTTACCAGCACCGTGGGCGCCATCCTGCTGGGCCTTGGCATCGACTACGGCATCCACATCTACAACCAGTACGCCGCGGAGCGCGCGGCGGGGCGCACAGCCGACGAGGCCATCGTGGCGGCGCTCACGGGCATCGGCGCGGGCCTTTTCTCGGCGGCGTTTTCGACGGCGCTCGCCTTCTTCGCCCTCGTGCCGACGAAGTTCCGGGGACTTTCCGAGATGGGTCTCGCGACGGGAATCGGCATCCTGCTCTGTCTCCTGAGCATGTACTTCGTGATGCCGGCGCTTTTTACGCTGCGGGCGCGCTACTTTCGCGATACGGCGGGGCGCTACGTCATGCGGAGCTTCGGCCTCGCGCACGTCGAAGAAAGGCTCATGCGCCATCCGCGCGCGCTGATGTTTCTCAGCGTGCTCGTGAGCGGGGTGCTCGCTGTCGCGGCCCTCGGCGTGAAATTCGACGACGACTTTCGAAACATCCGCCCCAAGGAAGGGCCGGCCATTGAAACACAGGGGCGGCTCGTCGAAAAAGTGGGAAGCCCGCTTCTTCATACGTTGATGCTCGTGCGCGGCGACTCGCAGGAGGAGGCGCTCCACCGCGCGGCAACGCTCGACGCGCTTCTTGCGAGGCTCACGCGGGAGGGCTACGTGCTCTCGCACCAGAGCATCCTTTCGTTCCTTCCGCCGCGCGCGCAGCAGGAGCGCGCCCTTCGGCGGCTCGCCCGCGCCCGCTCGGAGGAGCCGCAGGCTTTCTCCTATGCCCGCGTCCGGCGCACCTTCGAAGAGGCGCTCGAGCGCGAAGGCTTCGATTCCGTCGCGCCCTTCGAGGACGCGCTCGCGGGAATCGAGCGCGCTCTCTCCGTGTCGCGCCCCATGGAGTTCCGCGACCTCGAAGAGGCGGGCATGTCGCGCCTGCTCGAGCGCTTCCGCCGCGTGGGCGGGCAGGGCGAGCCCTACGAGTTCGTCTTCTACGTTTATCTTCCCCAAAAGCTTCCGGGCGAAGAGGCGACGCGCGTTCTCATGGAAACGGCCGCCGGCCTTCGGGAAACCGAGGTCGTAAGCCCCAAGGTGCTCGCCTACGAGCTGAAGCGCATCGTCCGCGAGGACTTCGGACGGGCGAGCGGTTACGCCTTTCTCGCCGTGCTCGCGGTGCTTTGGTTCCACTTCCGCCGCCCCGCGCGCATGGCCATCGTCGCCGCGCCCCTCGTCCTCGGCGCCGTATGGATGGTGGGCCTGATGAGCCTCTTGAAGATTCCCTTCAACCTGGTCAACGTCGTCGTCCTGCCCGTCATCCTGGGCATCGGCATCGACGACGGCATCCACATGCTGCACCACTACCTCACGGACGCCGGCCGGGACCTGACGAAGACCTTCCGGCTCGTGGGGCGCGCCGTGATGATGACGTCGCTTACGACCATGGCCGGCTTCGGCTCGCTCGTCTTCTCCTCCTACGGCGGGCTGCACACCGTGGGGCAGGTGGCCTTCCTCGGGATTTCGTCATGCCTCGTGGCGACGCTCGGGCTGATGCCGCTCCTCATCCGCCGCTTCGCGCACTGGATTTAA
- a CDS encoding hydrogenase maturation protease produces MAQPRTVVMGAGNILLKDEGVGIHVIRALKKDGALPPNVEVVDCGTAALDALQSLADVDKLIVVDAVRGGDEPGAIYRFSPEDIFEKRSESLSLHQLGLLEALKMAGMLGTVPKEIVIVGIQPEDVSPGLEPSPEIKRRIPEAVEVIKRLIQTEQGECKDGVLKRRKGRHVARV; encoded by the coding sequence ATGGCCCAACCCAGAACGGTCGTCATGGGAGCGGGAAACATCCTCCTCAAGGACGAGGGCGTCGGCATCCACGTGATACGCGCCCTGAAAAAGGACGGAGCGCTGCCCCCGAACGTCGAGGTCGTCGACTGCGGCACGGCGGCGCTCGACGCGCTGCAATCGCTTGCCGACGTGGACAAGCTCATCGTTGTCGACGCGGTAAGGGGAGGGGACGAGCCCGGCGCGATATACAGGTTTTCCCCCGAGGATATTTTCGAGAAGCGAAGCGAATCCCTTTCTCTTCACCAACTGGGCTTGCTCGAGGCCCTCAAGATGGCCGGGATGCTCGGGACCGTTCCGAAAGAAATCGTAATCGTCGGGATTCAGCCTGAAGACGTCTCGCCGGGCCTGGAGCCGTCACCGGAAATCAAACGACGGATCCCGGAAGCCGTCGAGGTGATCAAGAGGCTCATCCAGACGGAGCAGGGCGAATGCAAGGACGGCGTCTTGAAGCGAAGGAAAGGGCGTCATGTCGCACGGGTATAA
- a CDS encoding alkaline phosphatase translates to MALRSGTRLLICVLFLANPCGSWGGEAQPRSRVFSGNARPRNIILMIGDGMGISTLTAGKVAKGKLALEDFPVGGFVTTWSEDDLVTDSAAGATAYATGKKTRNGRLSIAADGALLRTIVEEARARGMKTGVIATSTVTHATPAAFLAHHEDRDCEFDIAGQEAASGVDLLMGGGRKHFRPYAEDVCEDAKPPCDKGAGKENLIVNMKKDGYCYLSDLESFDGDCGGSTKLLALLAECEMDEAPGREPALAEMTGFALDFLSNVSRDSGFFLMIEGSQIDWAGHERDSSWQIAEMVDFDDAVASAHAFAKERGDTLLVVISDHETGGYAVTGGDLSKGRVTGKYLSGGKTKEATHTAQMVPLLASGPGSAAFGGIHDNTEIGELLFKLLAIGPD, encoded by the coding sequence ATGGCTTTGAGATCGGGGACACGCTTGTTGATATGTGTATTATTTCTGGCGAACCCCTGCGGTTCCTGGGGCGGGGAAGCGCAGCCCCGAAGCCGCGTTTTTTCCGGAAACGCCCGCCCCCGAAACATCATTTTGATGATCGGGGACGGGATGGGAATTTCCACCCTGACGGCGGGAAAGGTGGCCAAGGGAAAGCTGGCGCTCGAGGATTTTCCCGTGGGGGGATTCGTCACCACCTGGTCCGAGGACGACCTCGTCACCGACTCGGCCGCCGGCGCGACGGCCTACGCCACGGGGAAGAAAACGCGCAACGGCCGTCTATCGATCGCCGCCGACGGGGCGCTTCTCAGAACGATCGTGGAAGAGGCCCGGGCGCGCGGCATGAAGACGGGCGTCATTGCCACGAGCACCGTGACCCACGCGACCCCCGCGGCTTTTCTCGCGCACCACGAAGACAGGGACTGCGAATTCGACATCGCCGGGCAGGAAGCGGCTTCCGGCGTGGACCTGCTCATGGGCGGCGGCCGAAAACACTTCCGCCCTTACGCCGAAGACGTCTGCGAGGACGCGAAGCCTCCCTGTGATAAAGGAGCGGGCAAGGAAAACCTGATTGTCAACATGAAGAAAGACGGTTATTGCTATCTGAGCGACCTCGAATCGTTCGACGGTGACTGCGGCGGAAGCACGAAGCTGCTGGCTCTCCTGGCCGAGTGCGAGATGGACGAAGCGCCCGGCCGCGAGCCCGCGCTTGCGGAAATGACCGGCTTTGCCCTCGACTTTCTCTCCAACGTCAGCCGGGACAGCGGCTTTTTCCTGATGATCGAGGGCTCGCAAATCGATTGGGCCGGCCATGAAAGAGATTCTTCATGGCAGATCGCCGAGATGGTGGACTTCGACGACGCCGTGGCGAGCGCCCATGCGTTCGCCAAGGAGCGGGGCGACACGCTCCTCGTCGTCATCTCCGACCATGAAACCGGAGGCTACGCCGTTACCGGCGGCGACCTTTCCAAAGGGAGGGTTACTGGAAAATATTTATCCGGCGGCAAGACCAAGGAGGCAACCCATACGGCGCAGATGGTGCCGCTCCTCGCCTCCGGGCCGGGCAGTGCGGCCTTCGGCGGCATTCACGACAATACCGAGATTGGCGAACTGTTGTTCAAGCTCCTGGCAATCGGGCCGGACTGA
- a CDS encoding hydrogenase small subunit: MALTRREFLGLLGCSGMAAALPGFVGYPQAAETIKKAIQEKVGNLPVIWMHGQSCTGCSVSVLNTVHPDIVEVLTETISLEFHPNVMAASGNLAMSVAERAIAELKGKFVLVVEGSIPTGEHLDYCTVGEREGKPVTIEEWIKELGGAAQAVLAVGTCAAFGGIPAGRPNPTEAKSVRDVIPEATIISIPGCPAHPDWVVGTVAHVLLFGVPELDRLGRPKMFYGKLVHEQCERRADFENDRMAADFGDEGCLYGLGCKGPIAYCDTPIRGWNDKGNWCVRSGSPCIGCTEPTFPDHEGEGLYARLPIEKTYGIAWTGPYAGKKALAG, from the coding sequence ATGGCGCTAACACGGAGAGAGTTTTTAGGGTTGCTGGGTTGCTCGGGCATGGCTGCGGCGCTGCCGGGCTTCGTCGGATACCCGCAGGCGGCCGAGACCATCAAGAAGGCAATTCAGGAAAAGGTCGGCAACCTTCCAGTAATCTGGATGCATGGACAGTCCTGCACGGGATGTTCCGTCTCAGTGCTCAACACGGTGCATCCCGACATCGTGGAGGTCCTTACCGAAACCATCAGCCTGGAGTTTCATCCGAACGTGATGGCGGCCTCGGGGAACCTCGCCATGAGCGTCGCGGAGAGGGCAATAGCGGAATTGAAGGGCAAGTTCGTCCTCGTGGTCGAGGGCTCCATACCCACCGGGGAACACCTGGACTACTGCACGGTCGGCGAGAGGGAGGGCAAGCCCGTCACCATCGAGGAATGGATCAAAGAACTCGGCGGTGCCGCCCAGGCGGTGCTCGCCGTGGGCACGTGCGCGGCTTTCGGCGGCATTCCCGCCGGAAGGCCGAATCCAACCGAGGCGAAGAGCGTCCGTGACGTCATCCCCGAGGCCACGATCATCAGCATCCCGGGATGTCCGGCGCACCCGGACTGGGTCGTGGGAACGGTGGCGCATGTGCTCCTTTTCGGCGTTCCGGAGCTTGACCGGCTCGGGCGGCCGAAGATGTTCTATGGCAAGCTGGTTCATGAGCAGTGCGAGAGGCGCGCCGACTTCGAGAACGACAGGATGGCGGCCGATTTCGGGGACGAAGGGTGCCTGTACGGGCTCGGCTGCAAGGGGCCGATAGCATACTGCGACACGCCGATAAGGGGCTGGAACGACAAGGGCAACTGGTGCGTGCGCAGCGGCTCTCCCTGCATCGGGTGCACCGAGCCGACTTTCCCCGACCATGAGGGCGAGGGATTGTACGCCAGGCTTCCGATAGAGAAGACGTACGGAATCGCCTGGACGGGTCCTTACGCCGGGAAAAAAGCACTTGCCGGATAG